The following are from one region of the Rhodopirellula sp. P2 genome:
- the hsdR gene encoding type I restriction-modification system endonuclease — protein sequence MGQGDTPKDHPGNFWFLEGYQPVLLAHALRAERYVFDDPNTALVKLRQLAEFFAREVAAELGIASGSQEDFVNVERRLRDSGILNQQLRDVMRTVRQKGNSAAHSLAGERRDALHCLKLVRQLAIWFHKTVRGANNFHAGPFVPPADPGQGDKQLSEELARLRETVEKQQAELDAAKAESEKLGDVVRDRQSAYELAKGNEQAAMELAAETEETLQKRIEEYERLLSETAAKNADQSAEAREDIIEASQKAAQEIDLDEFDTRKLIDQQLRDAGWEADTSELRHSNGTRPQKGRNMAIAEVPTDDGIADYVLFTGLTPIATVEAKRKRRNARSAIDQAQRYSKSFRMASDYVENGGPWGKYSVPFVFSTNGTPFHRQLIDQSGIWFRDVRVDTNHPRALTGWYTPEGLLDLLKLDIPAANATLKTQPRDYLPLRYYQRDAIEAVEKAIAKDQTEILLAMATGTGKTRTAICLLYRLIKASRFNRILFVVDRRSLGEQAFDAFKDVKLEQNQSFPEIYDVKELGDVKPDRETKLHLCTIQSMVKRVVDQDSNTEPYPVDQYDCIVIDECHRGYTLDRDMSEEELGYRDQLDYVSKYRRVLDHFDAVRIGLTATPALHTTEIFGSPVYQYSYRQAVIDNNLVDHEPPFIIRTELSESGMHWDAGETVKYFDTVTKSIADETTPDEIDIEIDGFNRLAITESFNQVVCDVLAQQIDHAQPGKTLIFCVRDTHADMVVRLLTAAIEQRHGPQPHDTVKKITGDIERTSEAIRRFKNESIPKYVVTVDLLTTGIDVPEITNVVFLRRTKSRILFDQMIGRATRLCKDLFFDGEDKEYFHIYDAVGVYEALQEHTDMKPVVAKPFTKFKKLVELFQNNSDPDARADIRQQLVAKLRRKTPSIHKNWLDTFEILAGDTPEAISDLWARSSDDELQQWFTDHAALITELDQRKSDGSIIISEHADALVGIERGYGGNQKPEDYLESFRRFLVEHKTDIPALVLVTTRPRDLTRKDLKELQLQLEQHGFNETAIKSAVKDTTNQDIAASILGFVRHAMLNEPLLPYEERVDEAMRSILTSQKWQPQQRKWLERIGKQIKENVVIDRDLFEVGAFQDHGGFVKIDKVFDGRLNEVMQSIITSIWQTAT from the coding sequence TTGGGACAAGGCGACACACCAAAAGATCATCCAGGAAACTTCTGGTTCCTCGAAGGCTACCAGCCTGTGTTGCTCGCGCACGCACTGCGAGCCGAACGGTACGTCTTCGATGACCCGAACACCGCCTTGGTCAAGCTGCGGCAGCTTGCTGAATTCTTCGCTCGCGAAGTCGCTGCTGAACTTGGCATCGCCTCCGGATCGCAAGAAGACTTTGTCAACGTTGAACGTCGACTGCGTGACAGTGGAATCCTGAACCAACAGCTTCGCGATGTGATGCGCACGGTTCGACAAAAGGGCAACTCCGCCGCTCATTCGCTGGCAGGAGAAAGGCGAGACGCGCTGCATTGCCTGAAACTCGTTCGGCAACTTGCGATCTGGTTCCATAAAACAGTTCGCGGTGCAAACAACTTCCACGCGGGCCCATTCGTCCCTCCAGCTGATCCCGGCCAGGGAGATAAACAACTCTCCGAAGAACTGGCGAGACTTCGAGAGACAGTCGAAAAGCAGCAGGCCGAATTGGATGCCGCCAAGGCGGAGTCAGAGAAACTCGGCGACGTCGTTCGTGATCGCCAATCTGCTTACGAACTAGCCAAAGGCAACGAACAGGCAGCCATGGAGCTTGCCGCCGAAACCGAAGAGACGCTGCAAAAAAGGATCGAAGAATACGAAAGATTGCTCAGCGAGACCGCTGCCAAGAACGCGGATCAGTCAGCCGAAGCTCGCGAAGACATCATCGAAGCCTCGCAGAAAGCGGCCCAAGAGATCGACCTAGACGAATTCGACACACGCAAGCTGATTGATCAGCAATTGCGTGATGCCGGATGGGAAGCCGACACCTCAGAACTTCGACATTCCAACGGAACACGTCCACAAAAAGGGCGAAACATGGCCATCGCGGAAGTCCCAACCGACGATGGAATTGCTGACTATGTTTTATTCACCGGCCTCACGCCAATCGCGACAGTCGAAGCCAAACGAAAACGACGCAATGCCCGGTCGGCAATCGATCAGGCACAACGGTACTCCAAGTCATTCCGGATGGCCTCGGACTACGTTGAGAACGGGGGTCCGTGGGGCAAGTACAGCGTTCCGTTTGTCTTCTCTACCAACGGCACCCCGTTTCATCGACAACTCATCGATCAAAGTGGAATTTGGTTTCGGGACGTACGAGTCGACACCAATCATCCACGTGCGTTGACCGGATGGTACACACCGGAAGGCTTGTTGGATCTGCTCAAGCTCGACATTCCCGCGGCCAATGCAACGCTGAAGACCCAACCACGAGACTACCTGCCGCTCCGTTACTACCAGCGAGATGCCATTGAGGCGGTTGAAAAAGCCATCGCCAAAGACCAAACCGAGATTTTGCTCGCGATGGCCACGGGAACCGGCAAGACACGCACGGCAATTTGCTTGCTGTATCGCCTGATCAAAGCCAGCCGGTTCAATCGCATTCTGTTTGTCGTGGATCGTCGATCCCTCGGCGAGCAAGCATTCGATGCGTTCAAAGACGTCAAACTCGAACAGAACCAGTCGTTCCCTGAGATCTACGACGTCAAGGAACTCGGCGACGTGAAGCCAGACCGGGAAACGAAGCTTCACCTGTGCACGATTCAGTCGATGGTCAAACGAGTGGTTGACCAGGACAGCAATACCGAACCGTACCCCGTCGACCAATACGATTGCATCGTCATCGACGAATGTCACCGCGGCTACACGCTCGACCGAGACATGAGTGAAGAGGAACTCGGCTATCGAGATCAACTCGATTACGTCTCCAAATACCGCCGAGTGCTGGATCATTTCGATGCCGTCCGGATCGGATTGACCGCCACCCCCGCTCTTCACACGACTGAGATCTTCGGCAGCCCAGTCTATCAGTACAGCTATCGGCAAGCAGTGATCGACAACAACTTGGTCGACCACGAACCACCGTTCATCATTCGCACGGAACTTTCCGAGAGCGGAATGCACTGGGATGCAGGTGAGACGGTGAAATACTTCGACACCGTCACGAAGAGCATCGCTGACGAGACGACACCGGATGAGATCGACATCGAAATCGATGGGTTCAACCGTCTCGCGATCACCGAGAGCTTCAATCAGGTCGTATGCGACGTCCTCGCCCAGCAAATCGATCACGCACAACCTGGCAAGACGTTGATTTTCTGCGTTCGCGACACTCATGCGGACATGGTCGTGCGTTTACTGACGGCAGCGATTGAGCAACGACACGGACCACAACCACACGACACCGTCAAAAAGATCACCGGCGACATCGAACGCACTTCGGAAGCCATCCGCCGATTCAAAAATGAATCCATTCCCAAATACGTCGTCACAGTCGATCTGCTGACGACGGGAATCGATGTCCCTGAAATCACCAACGTCGTGTTCCTGCGACGGACGAAAAGCCGCATCCTGTTCGATCAAATGATCGGTCGTGCGACTCGACTCTGCAAAGACTTGTTTTTCGATGGCGAAGACAAGGAGTACTTCCACATCTACGACGCGGTCGGCGTCTACGAAGCCCTGCAAGAGCACACCGACATGAAACCGGTGGTGGCCAAGCCATTCACGAAGTTCAAAAAGCTCGTCGAACTCTTCCAAAACAACTCAGATCCGGACGCACGTGCGGACATCCGGCAACAACTCGTCGCCAAACTGCGACGCAAAACACCTTCCATCCATAAAAACTGGCTCGACACCTTTGAAATTCTCGCGGGCGACACGCCCGAGGCGATCTCCGATTTATGGGCACGTTCCTCCGATGATGAACTCCAACAATGGTTCACGGATCACGCGGCTCTGATCACTGAATTGGATCAACGGAAGTCAGACGGCTCGATCATCATTTCGGAACATGCTGATGCGCTGGTAGGCATCGAGCGTGGATACGGTGGCAACCAGAAACCAGAGGATTACCTCGAATCGTTCCGCCGATTCCTTGTTGAGCACAAAACCGACATCCCAGCTCTAGTCCTCGTGACCACACGCCCACGCGATCTCACCCGAAAAGATCTCAAAGAACTGCAACTGCAACTTGAGCAACACGGATTCAACGAAACCGCCATCAAGTCCGCCGTCAAAGACACAACCAACCAAGATATCGCAGCGAGCATTCTCGGGTTCGTTCGCCATGCCATGCTCAACGAACCGTTGCTTCCCTACGAAGAACGGGTCGACGAAGCGATGCGATCCATCCTGACCAGCCAAAAGTGGCAACCGCAGCAAAGAAAGTGGCTAGAACGAATCGGCAAGCAAATCAAGGAAAACGTGGTCATCGATCGTGACCTCTTCGAAGTCGGCGCCTTCCAGGACCACGGTGGTTTTGTGAAGATCGACAAAGTTTTCGATGGTCGCCTAAACGAAGTCATGCAGTCGATCATCACCAGCATCTGGCAAACGGCCACTTAA
- a CDS encoding class I SAM-dependent DNA methyltransferase, whose product MNTNDIVAKLWSLCHVLRDDGITYQDYVNELSFLLFLKMMQETGQESELPDGYRWSDLESKDGVDQLAFYRAMLVHLGTEGSPRVQSVFADANTSLRQPKNLSKLVQDLDELDWYVAREEGLGDMYEGLLERNASEKKSGAGQYFTPRPLIECMVNCIRPQPGEVIQDPAAGTGGFLIAAHQYISNQTDDLFDLDADEQVFQKQQAYHAVELVPDTHRLLVMNCMLHGVGGHLASGDSMGSIGQNLPNADVILTNPPFGTKRGGGKPTRDDFTFVTGNKQLAFLQHIYRGLKPGGRAAVVLPDNVLFEEGVGTRIRADLMDKCNLHTILRLPTGIFYAQGVKTNVLFFTRGKTDTGNTKQTWVYDLRTNMPSFGVRTPLTHGHFAEFEKCYGKKADGTSKRTEKTGGKKTCPALYEDATVYEGEESRFRIFSRDFVRERGDNLDISWLKDDSAGGSGSELAEPDEIAAMIRERLGEALAEMDALAELLEPAILVTSDVEGVGAEVRE is encoded by the coding sequence ATGAATACCAACGACATCGTTGCCAAACTCTGGTCTCTCTGTCACGTCCTGCGTGATGACGGTATCACCTACCAAGACTACGTCAACGAACTCAGTTTCCTGCTCTTCCTGAAGATGATGCAGGAAACCGGCCAAGAATCCGAGCTCCCCGACGGGTATCGCTGGAGCGATCTCGAAAGCAAGGACGGTGTCGACCAACTCGCCTTCTACCGGGCGATGTTGGTTCACCTCGGCACCGAAGGCAGCCCGCGAGTGCAGAGTGTTTTCGCTGACGCAAACACCTCGCTTCGTCAACCCAAGAACCTTTCCAAACTCGTCCAGGATCTCGACGAACTGGATTGGTACGTCGCTCGAGAAGAAGGGCTCGGCGACATGTACGAAGGTTTGCTCGAGCGGAACGCCAGCGAAAAGAAGTCCGGCGCCGGTCAGTACTTCACGCCACGTCCGTTGATCGAATGCATGGTCAATTGCATCCGTCCTCAACCAGGCGAGGTCATCCAGGATCCTGCGGCTGGCACCGGTGGCTTCTTGATCGCCGCTCACCAATACATCAGCAACCAAACCGACGACCTGTTCGACCTCGATGCCGACGAACAAGTCTTTCAAAAGCAGCAAGCGTATCATGCCGTTGAACTCGTGCCTGATACGCATCGACTGTTGGTGATGAACTGCATGTTGCACGGCGTCGGTGGGCATTTGGCCAGCGGAGATTCCATGGGCAGCATCGGCCAGAACCTGCCCAACGCCGATGTGATCCTGACCAACCCTCCGTTTGGCACCAAACGCGGCGGAGGCAAACCCACCCGAGACGATTTCACATTCGTCACCGGCAACAAACAGCTCGCGTTCCTGCAGCACATCTATCGCGGTCTGAAACCCGGCGGTCGAGCAGCCGTCGTCTTGCCCGACAACGTGCTGTTCGAAGAAGGCGTCGGCACGCGCATCCGCGCTGACCTGATGGACAAGTGCAACTTGCACACGATCCTCAGGCTGCCCACGGGCATCTTCTACGCACAGGGCGTGAAGACCAACGTGCTGTTCTTCACACGTGGCAAAACAGACACTGGCAATACCAAACAAACGTGGGTCTATGACCTGCGGACGAACATGCCCTCCTTCGGAGTCCGCACGCCGCTGACGCACGGTCACTTCGCCGAGTTCGAGAAGTGCTACGGTAAGAAAGCCGACGGCACCAGCAAGCGGACCGAGAAGACCGGCGGCAAGAAAACCTGTCCCGCCCTCTATGAAGACGCTACCGTTTACGAAGGTGAGGAGAGCCGCTTTCGGATCTTTTCGCGAGACTTCGTGCGTGAGCGAGGCGACAACCTCGACATCAGTTGGCTGAAGGACGATAGCGCCGGTGGCAGCGGCAGTGAGCTTGCGGAGCCGGACGAGATCGCGGCGATGATCCGCGAGCGTCTGGGCGAGGCGCTTGCCGAGATGGACGCGCTTGCCGAGCTGCTGGAACCGGCAATCCTCGTCACGAGTGACGTTGAAGGCGTCGGAGCTGAGGTGCGAGAATGA